Within Topomyia yanbarensis strain Yona2022 chromosome 2, ASM3024719v1, whole genome shotgun sequence, the genomic segment GTGTTCCGTGTATCTGAGCTCATCACGTCACGCTTCGGTGATAATGAGACTGAGAGCCGACATCACTGCGAACCCGCCGAGCACTGCCATCAGCTGCCGGATGCCAACCCACGCCGTTCCGCACTGTCGCTTCGTTCGTTCGCGCGGTAGCACCTCGCTCACCGTCACATACAGCAGCGTTCCACCGGCGACGCCCTGCAGTATCGGTATCACCAGCTTGTTGAAATTATCATCCAGCCCGTCCAGTGCCATTCCGACTGCAATGCCGCTTACGGACCCGAGGGAGAATATCACAATTTGCGCTACTTTCGAGCTGTGGCGCTGGCCACCGTGGGAGCTGATTTCGACTCCCAGACAGAACGCGACCACGAATTTGTGTGCACTGACGGCTCCCAGTAGCAACATCACTTTCGGAGCCGAATTCTGAACTCCGATTGCCAGTCCCTCGAGCAGCGAATGTACGCACAGGGCCAGCAGAAGACTGAACGTCCCAGTCCCAGTTGGCGATTGTTGCGGTTGATTTTTTTCCACCGTTTCCACCGGACCTGGCTGAACTTCGACATCGGTGGAACTTCGATTGCTCGCATCGCTGGAAATTGTAATGAACTCGTTATATTGGCGAAATTCACTGCCGCTGGCAACGCGATAAAACAGAAATACCTTTTGCATAGCATAGAAAAAGAATTCCCATAACAGCTACTAACACGACTGGAACTGCAACTGGTTTTCTTCTCACCTGCACCAGTACACAAACAAACCAGTTCATCAATGGCGTAGATTAAAAAATACCCTGAGCAGAAGATCACTTCCGCATAACGGGGCAGAAATAGGCGGACCTCGGGCAGCATATGAACCAGCGCCGTTGCCAGTAGTACTCCCGCTCCGAAGCATAGCAGCACAGTGATCAATATCGACCTAGTTCCGTGCCTGGTGCAGTACAACGGTACAAGACCAGAGATGACGCTACCCAGGCCAAGGATCAGAATCGCCAACAGTTTGGATTGAGCTTCACCGAATTCGAAAGACTGGTTCGAATTCATATTTAGTCCATTCCGCGGAACTACCGAACTTCAACAACCAACTTCTGTGCCGAGAGTCCAGCACAC encodes:
- the LOC131685091 gene encoding zinc transporter ZIP1-like; protein product: MNSNQSFEFGEAQSKLLAILILGLGSVISGLVPLYCTRHGTRSILITVLLCFGAGVLLATALVHMLPEVRLFLPRYAEVIFCSGYFLIYAIDELVCLCTGAGEKKTSCSSSRVSSCYGNSFSMLCKSDASNRSSTDVEVQPGPVETVEKNQPQQSPTGTGTFSLLLALCVHSLLEGLAIGVQNSAPKVMLLLGAVSAHKFVVAFCLGVEISSHGGQRHSSKVAQIVIFSLGSVSGIAVGMALDGLDDNFNKLVIPILQGVAGGTLLYVTVSEVLPRERTKRQCGTAWVGIRQLMAVLGGFAVMSALSLIITEA